In Humulus lupulus chromosome 6, drHumLupu1.1, whole genome shotgun sequence, a single genomic region encodes these proteins:
- the LOC133785909 gene encoding uncharacterized protein LOC133785909 yields MFKDWCFSSNNAWHPGGRIMISWNRRKFTINILWCTSQMMHLEVWAMGDNESFLVTFVYALNDEGGRASLWNDMVKIASGLRDAWPVLGDFNDILSPEERVGKRTKSCKSSAFRDCVEGCKLEDVKFSGCFFTWNNKQGKEDRIYSKIDRVMVNQRWLNRFPSAEAVFLTEGSFDHCQAMLSVYPEAQMGRKPFHYFRMWQNMDGFQQCLLNSWKIPILGSPMYQLVSKLKRLKCELKEMNKKGVGDIKATDRQANEEMMHWQHMLQSQPLNEEFIAKEQESRCKYQEVHKAYLSFLHQKAKVQWLKEGDDNTAVLHASIRARKTSNRIYSIRNIAGEWMDDPRKVTEEFLQFYKELLGTQMADRWSVITHLVRQGPVIS; encoded by the coding sequence ATGTTCAAGGATTGGTGTTTCTCATCTAATAATGCTTGGCATCCAGGTGGTCGGATTATGATCAGTTGGAACCGAAGAAAGTTTACTATAAATATTTTATGGTGTACAAGTCAGATGATGCATTTGGAAGTATGGGCTATGGGAGATAATGAGAGTTTTTTAGTCACATTTGTATATGCCTTGAATGATGAGGGTGGTCGAGCAAGTTTATGGAATGACATGGTTAAGATAGCTTCAGGATTAAGGGATGCATGGCCAGTCcttggtgattttaatgatattttaagTCCTGAAGAGAGAGTTGGGAAACGAACAAAGAGTTGTAAGTCTTCAGCTTTCAGAGACTGTGTTGAGGGATGTAAATTAGAGGATGTCAAGTTCTCCGGATGCTTCTTCACATGGAACAATAAACAAGGAAAGGAAGATAGAATTTACtctaaaatagatagagtaatgGTGAATCAAAGATGGCTCAATAGATTTCCAAGTGCTGAAGCTGTGTTTTTAACTGAAGGAAGCTTTGATCATTGCCAAGCAATGCTATCTGTGTATCCCGAGGCACAAATGGGGAGGAAGCCGTTTCACTATTTTCGGATGTGGCAAAATATGGATGGATTTCAGCAATGTTTATTGAATAGCTGGAAGATACCAATCTTGGGTTCACCAATGTATCAATTAGTGAGTAAATTGAAACGACTTAAATGTGAGTTGAAAGAGATGAACAAAAAAGGCGTAGGGGATATTAAAGCCACAGATAGACAAGCGAATGAAGAGATGATGCATTGGCAGCATATGCTGCAATCCCAACCTTTGAATGAAGAGTTTATCGCAAAAGAGCAGGAGTCTAGATGCAAATATCAAGAAGTTCATAAAGCTTACCTTTCCTTTCTGCATCAAAAAGCTAAAGTACAGTGGCTTAAAGAGGGGGATGACAATACAGCGGTGCTCCATGCTAGTATTAGAGCAAGGAAAACTAGTAATCGAATTTACTCTATTCGGAATATAGCAGGGGAATGGATGGATGATCCTAGAAAAGTCACTGAGGAATTTTTACAATTTTATAAGGAGCTTTTGGGAACTCAGATGGCAGATAGGTGGTCAGTAATTACTCATTTAGTGAGGCAGGGGCCTGTAATTTCATAG
- the LOC133785911 gene encoding uncharacterized protein LOC133785911, translating to MKFFMEAICSWIKNPVVMKPWDAYSDYSKDDVRSVPIWIQLHNLDLKYWGERSLFKIVGQLGTPLMLDQITKDKDRLSFARVLIEVQMGQDFPDTLSFTNEIHQDIEVKVKYEWLPIVCDDTVENGDGFQKVKKGWKKVQTEANVIELANNFQVLEDSGECSKTNQDSEVLLVDITGGGGVPPIPHG from the exons ATGAAATTCTTCATGGAGGCTATCTGTTCCTGGATAAAAAATCCAGTAGTGATGAAGCCATGGGACGCCTACTCTGATTATTCAAAAGATGATGTACGCTCAGTTCCGATATGGATTCAACTACATAATTTGGATTTGAAGTATTGGGGAGAGCGATCTTTATTCAAAATTGTTGGGCAACTGGGTACACCATTGATGCTTGATCAAATAACCAAAGATAAGGACAGGCTCAGTTTTGCTAGGGTGCTGATTGAAGTACAGATGGGTCAAGACTTTCCTGATACTTTATCATTTACGAATGAGATTCATCAGGATATTGAAGTGAAGGTTAAGTATGAATGGCTTCCTATTGTCTGTG ACGATACTGTGGAAAATGGAGATGGTTTTCAGAAAGTTAAAAAGGGATGGAAAAAGGTTCAAACAGAGGCAAATGTGATAGAATTGGCTAACAATTTTCAGGTTCTTGAAGATTCAGGTGAATGCTCAAAGACAAATCAGGACAGTGAGGTGCTATTAGTTGATATAACTGGGGGAGGGGGAGTACCTCCTATTCCCCATGGATAG